The DNA region GATCCTGTTCAACTGGTTCACCGGCGAGGGCGTCGGCAGAGTGCTGCGCCAACTGCGCGGGGGCGCCACGGATGTGGAAACGCCGTTGCACGTGTGGGTGGGCGTGGCGGTCCTCGTCCTTGTCCTGCTGCGTGTGGTGGTGCGCCTGCTCCAGGGCGGGCCACAGCCGCCTGGTCGGCTGGGGTCGGCCGCCGTGCTTCTGGCCAAGGGTGGGCATCTGCTGCTGTATGTCCTGATGATTGGGGTGCCGCTTGGTGGCGCCTTGGTCTGGTACCTGGGTATCACCAGCCTTGGTGATATGCATGAACTGGCCGGGAACGTGCTGTTCTTCGTCGCGCTGGCCCATGCGGCTATCGCGCTGTTCCATCAATATGTGCTGAAGGACCGGCTTTTGCTGCGGATGATGCGGCCCGAGTGACGTGATGTTGGAAAATGAAAAGCGCCGCCCCTTTTTCAGGGGCGGCGCTTTCGCTTTCTGTTCGATCAGGGCAAGGCTCAGGCCTTGATGAGCCCCATCGATTCCAGCTTCAGCAGCACCTGGTGGGCGCAGCCGTCCACGTCGGAACCCTCTGTGTCGATGCGGAGTTCGGGCTTCTCGGGCGCCTCATAGGGGTCGGAGATGCCGGTGAATTCCTTGATCTTGCCTTCACGGGCCAGCTTGTAGAGCCCCTTGCGGTCGCGGCGTTCGCATTCCTCGACCGAGGTGGCGACGTGCACCTCGATGAAGGCGCCGAAGGCTTCGATCATCTCGCGCACGGCGCGGCGGGTCGCGGTGTAGGGCGCGATGGGCGCGCAGATGGCGATGCCGCCGTTCTTGGTGATTTCGGAGGCGACATAGCCGATGCGGCGGATGTTGATGTCGCGGTGTTCCTTCGAGAAGCCGAGTTCGGACGACAGGTGCTTGCGCACCACGTCACCGTCCAGAAGCGTGACCGGGCGGCCGCCCTGTTCCATCAGCTTGACCATCAGCGCATTGGCGATGGTGGACTTGCCCGAGCCGGACAGGCCGGTGAAGAACACGGTGAAACCCTGCTTGTCGCGCGGCGGCGAGGTGCGGCGCAACTGGGTCACGACTTCGGGGAAGGAGAACCATTCCGGGATGTCCAGCCCTTCGCGCAGGCGGCGGCGGAGTTCGGTGCCCGAGATGTCCAGAACGGTGCAGCCTTCTGGAACCTCGTTGGCCGGGTAGTACTGCGCCTTTTCCTGCACATAGACCATGTGCTTGAAGTCGACCATGGTTACGCCGATTTCGGCTTCGTACTTCTTGAATAGCTCTTGCGCGTCATAGGGGCCGTAGAAATCCTTGCCCTGGCTGTTCTTGCCGGGGCCGGCATGGTCGCGGCCGACGATGAAGTGGGTGACGCCGTGGTTGCGGCGGATCAGGCCGTGCCAGACGGCCTCGCGCGGGCCGGCCATGCGCATGGCCAGGTTCAGAAGGCTCATCGCCGTGGTCGAGGCGGGATACTTGTCCAGCACCGCCTCGTAGCAGCGCACGCGGGTGAAGTGGTCCACGTCGCCCGGCTTGGTCATGCCGACGACCGGGTGGATCAGCAGGTTGGCCTGGGCTTCCTTGGCGGCGCGGAAGGTCAGCTCCTGGTGGGCGCGGTGCAGCGGGTTGCGGGTCTGGAAGGCCACGACCTTGGACCAGCCAAGCTTGCGGAAATAGGCGCGCAGCTCGTTCGGCGTGTCGCGGCGCGCGCGGAAGTCATAATGGACGGGCGCCTGGATGCCAGTGATCGGGCCGCCGAGATAGACTTTGCCGGCCACGTTGTGCAGGTAGTTCACAGCTGGATGGGCGAGGTCGTCGGCGCCAAAGACCTTTTCGGCCTCGTTCGCCTTGTTCGGCACCCACTTGTCGGTGACCGACATGATGGCGAGGATCACGCCCTCGGCGTC from Neotabrizicola shimadae includes:
- a CDS encoding bifunctional sulfate adenylyltransferase/adenylylsulfate kinase, giving the protein MSLPNHAPVPELYVSHDSAQKLKHEAGALASWDLTARQLCDLELLMNGGFYPLKGFLSQADYEGVVENMRLADGTLWPMPITLDVNEKFAEGIEPGQDIALRDAEGVILAIMSVTDKWVPNKANEAEKVFGADDLAHPAVNYLHNVAGKVYLGGPITGIQAPVHYDFRARRDTPNELRAYFRKLGWSKVVAFQTRNPLHRAHQELTFRAAKEAQANLLIHPVVGMTKPGDVDHFTRVRCYEAVLDKYPASTTAMSLLNLAMRMAGPREAVWHGLIRRNHGVTHFIVGRDHAGPGKNSQGKDFYGPYDAQELFKKYEAEIGVTMVDFKHMVYVQEKAQYYPANEVPEGCTVLDISGTELRRRLREGLDIPEWFSFPEVVTQLRRTSPPRDKQGFTVFFTGLSGSGKSTIANALMVKLMEQGGRPVTLLDGDVVRKHLSSELGFSKEHRDINIRRIGYVASEITKNGGIAICAPIAPYTATRRAVREMIEAFGAFIEVHVATSVEECERRDRKGLYKLAREGKIKEFTGISDPYEAPEKPELRIDTEGSDVDGCAHQVLLKLESMGLIKA
- a CDS encoding cytochrome b, with product MAEKSGYSGLQIGLHWLIAGLILFNWFTGEGVGRVLRQLRGGATDVETPLHVWVGVAVLVLVLLRVVVRLLQGGPQPPGRLGSAAVLLAKGGHLLLYVLMIGVPLGGALVWYLGITSLGDMHELAGNVLFFVALAHAAIALFHQYVLKDRLLLRMMRPE